In Zhaonella formicivorans, one DNA window encodes the following:
- a CDS encoding potassium channel family protein, translating to MRKQFAVIGLGHFGESVAKNLSKKGHEVLAIDSSEAHIQEISEYVTHAVQANALEEETLRALGIRNFDAVIIAIGEDIQASILLAVMLKELGVKYIVAKAQNDLHGKTLSKIGVDKVVYPEREMGERLATQLSSNDILQYLELSDDYSIAEIVVHPKINNQSLGKLNLHAKYGIIVMAVKSGEEIIVAPGADVVVKEGDIMCVMGAKRSIEQLDKAM from the coding sequence GTGCGTAAACAGTTTGCGGTGATCGGTCTGGGTCACTTTGGGGAAAGCGTAGCAAAAAATCTAAGCAAGAAAGGACATGAAGTGTTAGCCATAGATAGTTCGGAAGCCCATATTCAAGAAATCTCCGAGTACGTCACTCACGCAGTCCAGGCTAACGCCCTGGAGGAAGAAACACTGCGTGCCCTAGGAATTCGCAATTTTGACGCGGTAATAATAGCTATCGGCGAGGATATCCAGGCCAGCATCCTTTTGGCAGTAATGTTAAAGGAATTAGGAGTTAAGTATATCGTGGCCAAAGCGCAAAATGACCTGCATGGTAAGACTTTGAGCAAAATAGGCGTGGACAAAGTCGTTTACCCGGAAAGAGAAATGGGCGAAAGACTGGCCACCCAACTCTCCTCCAACGACATCCTGCAGTACCTGGAACTGTCAGACGACTACAGTATTGCCGAGATAGTAGTTCATCCCAAAATCAATAACCAGTCTCTCGGCAAGCTGAACTTGCATGCCAAATACGGCATCATCGTCATGGCAGTTAAAAGCGGCGAGGAGATCATAGTTGCGCCAGGAGCTGATGTGGTAGTCAAAGAAGGGGATATCATGTGCGTCATGGGGGCGAAACGCTCCATTGAACAATTGGATAAAGCCATGTAA
- the uvrB gene encoding excinuclease ABC subunit UvrB, which yields MPPFKIKSDYRPKGDQPKAIRELTEGIKQGLKHQTLLGVTGSGKTFTMAHVIQEIQKPTLVMAPNKTLAAQLCSEFKEFFPDNAVEYFVSYYDYYQPEAYIPQTDTYIEKDSSVNDEIDKLRHSATAALFEREDVIIVASVSCIYGLGSPEDYRDLMLSLREGYEYDRDQILRKLVDIQYNRNDYDFHRGTFRVRGDVIEIIPANSSEKAIRVEMFGDEVDRILEIDTLTGEILGRRKHVGIFPASHYVTEEEKLARAIANIEKELEERLKELRSQDKLLEAQRLEQRTRYDIEMMKEVGFCQGIENYSRHLVGRQPGEPPYTLFDFFPKDFLLIIDESHVTVPQIGGMYAGDYSRKSVLVEHGFRLPSALDNRPLKFAEFEEKLNQVVYVSATPGPYELKHSSKIVEQIIRPTGLVDPEIVVKPVAGQIDDLLGEINQRVAKNQRILVTTLTKRMAEDLTDYFKEMGVKVRYLHSEIGTIERMQIIRDLRLGVFDVLVGINLLREGLDLPEVSLVAILDADKEGFLRSERSLIQTIGRAARNVEGKVIMYADTITDSMQRAISETNRRRAIQMEFNKLHGITPQTVQKAVRDVIEATYAAEDKASYIANVKPGKMPKSEVKKLVEQLEKEMRQAARELQFEKAAELRDIILELKAQL from the coding sequence ATGCCTCCGTTTAAAATAAAATCCGACTACCGGCCTAAAGGAGATCAGCCCAAGGCAATCCGGGAACTGACAGAGGGGATTAAACAGGGATTAAAACACCAGACGCTGTTAGGGGTAACAGGCAGCGGCAAGACTTTTACCATGGCCCATGTAATTCAGGAGATACAAAAGCCTACGCTGGTTATGGCCCCCAATAAGACATTGGCAGCCCAGCTGTGCAGCGAGTTTAAGGAGTTTTTCCCGGATAACGCTGTGGAGTACTTTGTAAGCTATTACGATTACTACCAGCCTGAGGCCTATATTCCCCAGACTGATACCTATATTGAGAAGGACAGCTCCGTAAACGACGAGATAGATAAATTGCGCCACTCGGCTACCGCAGCGCTTTTTGAGCGGGAAGATGTAATTATTGTGGCCAGCGTTTCCTGTATTTATGGTTTAGGTTCTCCGGAGGACTATCGTGATCTGATGCTCTCATTGCGCGAAGGGTATGAATACGACAGGGATCAGATCCTGAGGAAACTGGTTGATATCCAGTATAACCGCAACGATTACGATTTCCACCGGGGGACTTTCAGGGTGCGGGGCGACGTGATTGAAATTATTCCTGCCAACAGCTCGGAAAAAGCTATCCGCGTGGAAATGTTCGGCGATGAAGTGGACAGAATTTTGGAAATCGATACCCTGACCGGGGAAATTTTAGGGCGAAGAAAGCATGTAGGTATTTTCCCGGCCAGCCACTATGTTACAGAGGAAGAAAAGCTGGCCAGGGCTATTGCCAATATTGAAAAAGAGCTGGAAGAACGGCTCAAAGAGCTGCGCTCCCAGGACAAACTGCTGGAAGCCCAGCGCCTGGAGCAGCGCACTCGCTACGATATCGAAATGATGAAAGAAGTAGGATTCTGCCAGGGCATTGAAAACTATTCCAGGCACCTGGTGGGCAGGCAGCCGGGGGAGCCTCCTTATACCTTGTTTGATTTCTTTCCAAAAGATTTCCTGCTGATTATTGATGAGTCCCATGTTACCGTGCCCCAAATTGGCGGCATGTATGCCGGTGACTATTCCAGAAAAAGCGTGCTGGTAGAGCATGGATTCCGGCTGCCCTCGGCTTTGGACAACCGTCCTTTGAAATTTGCCGAGTTTGAGGAGAAACTTAACCAGGTGGTTTATGTTTCAGCCACCCCAGGACCTTACGAGCTTAAGCACAGTTCCAAAATCGTGGAGCAGATTATCCGCCCCACCGGGTTGGTTGACCCGGAGATTGTGGTAAAACCGGTAGCCGGTCAGATTGATGACCTGCTTGGGGAGATAAATCAACGGGTGGCCAAGAACCAGCGGATTTTGGTTACAACTTTGACCAAGCGGATGGCGGAGGACCTGACTGATTATTTCAAAGAGATGGGGGTAAAGGTCCGCTACCTGCACTCTGAAATCGGTACAATAGAACGGATGCAGATTATCAGGGACTTGCGGCTGGGGGTGTTCGATGTATTGGTGGGCATTAACCTTTTGCGGGAGGGGCTGGATTTGCCCGAGGTTTCGCTGGTAGCAATTCTGGATGCTGACAAAGAAGGGTTTTTGCGCTCCGAGCGTTCCTTGATCCAGACTATCGGTCGGGCCGCCCGCAATGTGGAAGGCAAAGTCATCATGTATGCTGACACCATAACCGATTCAATGCAGCGGGCGATAAGCGAGACTAACCGCCGGCGGGCCATTCAGATGGAATTTAATAAACTGCACGGCATCACACCTCAAACTGTGCAAAAGGCGGTGCGGGACGTAATTGAAGCAACTTACGCGGCGGAAGACAAAGCTTCCTATATCGCTAATGTGAAGCCTGGCAAGATGCCAAAGAGCGAAGTCAAGAAGCTGGTGGAGCAACTGGAAAAAGAAATGCGCCAAGCTGCTCGGGAGCTGCAGTTTGAGAAGGCTGCAGAGCTCAGGGATATTATTCTGGAATTAAAAGCGCAGCTTTAA
- a CDS encoding PDZ domain-containing protein, which yields MTDVLPFTSIIPLILVKIGEIFFDPLFWLVVLLVGLMYRRTFQLKENFFGLTGDSVWREVVAATIFGVMGGVLGSFLLVLAGVSLTNIGISYLWPVAVLLMLINPRFLCFSYAGGLISLSYLILGWPIVDVPQLMGLVAILHMVESVLIRFSGHLGAVPVYMQSGNGQVAGAFNLQKFWPLPLVGLVIVSQAPEASQVISVPQWWPLIKPNLSRLAPDASYVFIPILAALGYSDLAMASTPAQKSKKSGFELGIYSIILLGLAIAASHYRWLAWLPALFGPLAHEYLIRRGQKAELSGRPIYVAAPNGVKILSVERVSPAAELGLKSGDIIISVNGQKVFNRFELAAILENSSGHLNFEVKRGSRLEQVKGYKPLGKPFGIIPVPEVAEEHYIEMSSQGILNRLIRKFKG from the coding sequence GTGACTGATGTGCTTCCTTTTACCAGCATTATTCCCCTAATCCTGGTCAAGATAGGGGAAATATTTTTTGACCCCCTCTTTTGGCTGGTCGTTCTGCTGGTGGGGTTAATGTATAGAAGAACTTTTCAACTGAAGGAAAATTTTTTTGGCTTAACAGGTGATTCGGTTTGGCGGGAAGTGGTTGCGGCCACTATCTTTGGCGTGATGGGGGGCGTATTGGGAAGTTTTTTGCTGGTGCTGGCGGGAGTCTCTTTAACTAACATTGGAATTAGTTACTTATGGCCGGTTGCCGTGTTGCTGATGCTGATTAACCCCCGCTTTTTATGTTTTTCCTATGCAGGAGGGTTAATTTCTCTCAGTTATTTGATTTTAGGTTGGCCTATAGTGGATGTACCCCAGTTAATGGGATTAGTGGCCATCCTGCACATGGTGGAAAGTGTTTTGATTCGCTTCAGCGGCCACCTGGGGGCCGTTCCTGTCTATATGCAAAGCGGAAACGGGCAGGTAGCCGGAGCTTTTAACCTGCAAAAATTCTGGCCGTTGCCCCTGGTGGGGTTAGTAATTGTCAGCCAAGCCCCGGAAGCCAGCCAGGTTATCTCAGTTCCCCAGTGGTGGCCGCTGATTAAACCCAACCTTTCCCGGCTCGCCCCTGATGCCAGCTACGTATTCATACCTATTCTGGCTGCTTTAGGCTACAGTGATCTGGCTATGGCCAGCACGCCTGCCCAAAAGAGCAAAAAATCAGGATTTGAACTTGGCATTTACAGCATTATCCTGCTGGGCCTGGCAATTGCAGCTTCCCACTACAGATGGCTAGCCTGGCTGCCTGCGCTTTTTGGCCCCCTGGCCCACGAATACCTCATTCGCCGGGGACAAAAAGCTGAACTTTCCGGAAGGCCAATTTATGTTGCTGCGCCAAACGGAGTAAAAATATTGAGCGTGGAAAGAGTTTCTCCTGCGGCAGAGCTTGGGCTAAAATCAGGTGATATCATTATCAGCGTTAACGGGCAAAAGGTATTTAACCGCTTTGAACTGGCAGCTATCCTGGAGAATAGTTCCGGACACTTAAATTTCGAGGTTAAAAGAGGTTCGAGGCTAGAGCAGGTAAAAGGTTATAAACCTTTGGGCAAGCCCTTTGGGATTATTCCCGTGCCGGAAGTTGCTGAAGAGCATTACATTGAAATGAGTTCACAGGGAATTTTAAACAGACTAATTCGCAAATTTAAAGGCTGA
- a CDS encoding S41 family peptidase: protein MEQRRTTLKTLLTAFAIFSMIFTASLGVAALTNLGNIGRAVKVIALIKMKAIQPVSASQLIEGAAAGMVGSLNDPYSTYLAPEPFESLMEHLKGSYGGVGLLVSMEKENRLTVVSPFKGTPAQKAGILSGDWIVKIDGQETTNMTLEKAAQLMQGKPGTKVTLTVWREGLEGLKDYVLTRQIINIPSVEGQLLKKNRDIAYINITQFSENTGTELERVLKELGEQGFKGIVLDLRNNPGGELEAALQVASKFVPEGPIVHIVEKQRTETLMARGGNLKVPLVVLVNKGSASASEIVSGAIKDTKAGILVGEKTFGKGLVQTVFPLSGGAALKLTTAKYLTPNKTDINKKGIEPNVKVELPQELEREIALTSPNEDKDPQLRKAIEILRTKIK, encoded by the coding sequence TTGGAACAGCGTCGCACAACATTAAAAACTCTTCTAACTGCATTTGCTATTTTCAGCATGATTTTTACAGCTTCCCTGGGGGTTGCGGCTTTGACTAACCTGGGGAACATCGGGCGGGCAGTAAAAGTTATTGCGCTCATTAAGATGAAAGCCATCCAGCCGGTAAGCGCCAGTCAATTGATTGAAGGGGCTGCCGCAGGGATGGTGGGTTCACTGAATGACCCCTATTCCACTTACTTGGCACCGGAACCATTCGAAAGCCTGATGGAACATTTAAAAGGGTCCTACGGCGGCGTTGGCTTGCTGGTCTCCATGGAGAAAGAGAACCGGTTGACTGTGGTTTCTCCTTTTAAAGGTACACCGGCTCAAAAGGCCGGTATTCTGAGCGGCGATTGGATTGTAAAAATTGACGGGCAGGAAACTACCAATATGACTTTGGAAAAGGCGGCCCAGTTGATGCAAGGCAAGCCTGGTACAAAAGTAACCCTTACCGTGTGGCGGGAAGGGTTAGAAGGCCTAAAAGATTACGTGCTTACCCGCCAGATAATCAATATTCCTTCGGTGGAAGGGCAGCTATTAAAGAAAAATAGGGATATCGCCTATATTAATATTACGCAGTTCAGCGAAAATACCGGCACTGAGTTGGAAAGAGTGCTAAAGGAACTGGGGGAGCAAGGCTTTAAAGGCATTGTTTTGGACCTGAGAAATAACCCAGGCGGTGAATTGGAGGCAGCTTTGCAAGTAGCTTCCAAGTTTGTGCCCGAAGGCCCTATCGTGCATATTGTGGAAAAGCAGCGCACCGAAACCCTCATGGCGCGGGGAGGAAATTTAAAGGTGCCGCTGGTGGTCTTGGTGAATAAGGGGAGTGCCAGCGCTTCGGAAATAGTGTCAGGGGCCATCAAGGACACCAAAGCCGGCATACTGGTTGGCGAAAAAACCTTTGGCAAAGGTCTGGTGCAAACCGTATTTCCTTTAAGCGGCGGGGCGGCTTTAAAACTGACTACTGCCAAATACCTGACACCAAATAAGACTGATATTAACAAGAAAGGAATTGAACCTAATGTGAAAGTAGAACTGCCGCAAGAATTGGAAAGAGAGATTGCCCTGACTTCCCCCAATGAGGATAAAGATCCTCAACTGCGGAAAGCAATAGAGATTTTGCGCACAAAAATTAAGTAG
- a CDS encoding murein hydrolase activator EnvC family protein: MKRPGQLKKLIMVVLALAFLGTSILPVYGDELDNLRKQQRETDREIRAYKNLISAKKRELRSLAAQLQDLEENIAATEKDLDELQNQLVAAQGKVAAAEQNLQEAEAALEERNRIFANRLVEIYKNGDVNFMEVLLSSTDLTDFLVRFELLSKIAEQDMEMLKSIEAEKERIAAYKKELEERRDEIKALKSRTEEKQASLEERKQEKEKLQAQISNEKEAAERALAEEEQASREIAKKIREIQARLNSNKKSTKYMGGKFAWPTPGYDRITSDYGYRIHPILKTKRMHTGVDIAAPSGAEVVAAEKGTVVFVGWFGAYGKTVLVEHGSNITTMYPHLSAYSVKEGDTVARGDQIGKVGSTGLSTGPHLHFEVRVNGEPVNPWNYLR, encoded by the coding sequence GTGAAGAGACCGGGACAATTGAAAAAGCTTATAATGGTAGTTTTGGCCCTGGCTTTTCTGGGGACCAGCATATTGCCCGTGTATGGCGATGAGTTGGACAACCTGCGCAAGCAGCAGCGGGAAACAGACAGGGAAATCCGGGCTTATAAGAACCTGATCAGTGCTAAAAAGAGGGAACTGAGGAGCTTGGCTGCCCAACTGCAGGACCTGGAGGAGAATATCGCAGCCACCGAAAAGGACCTGGATGAGTTGCAAAATCAGCTCGTAGCGGCTCAGGGCAAAGTGGCTGCAGCGGAGCAAAACCTGCAGGAAGCGGAAGCGGCTTTGGAGGAAAGAAACAGGATTTTTGCCAACCGCCTGGTGGAAATCTATAAAAACGGCGACGTGAATTTTATGGAAGTGCTGCTCTCTTCCACCGACCTGACCGACTTCTTGGTGCGCTTTGAGTTGCTTTCCAAGATTGCGGAACAGGACATGGAGATGTTAAAGTCCATAGAAGCCGAAAAAGAGCGGATAGCCGCCTATAAAAAGGAACTGGAAGAGCGCCGGGATGAAATTAAGGCTCTAAAGTCCCGGACCGAGGAAAAACAGGCAAGCCTGGAAGAAAGGAAACAGGAAAAGGAAAAGCTTCAGGCCCAGATCAGTAACGAAAAGGAAGCGGCTGAAAGGGCTTTGGCAGAAGAGGAGCAGGCTTCCAGGGAAATAGCCAAAAAGATCCGGGAGATCCAGGCTAGGCTGAATAGCAACAAAAAGAGCACAAAGTACATGGGCGGGAAATTTGCCTGGCCCACGCCCGGTTATGACCGGATAACCTCTGATTACGGGTATCGCATTCACCCGATACTAAAAACAAAAAGGATGCATACGGGAGTAGACATTGCGGCCCCTTCCGGTGCTGAAGTCGTAGCTGCTGAAAAAGGTACAGTAGTTTTTGTGGGCTGGTTTGGAGCCTATGGCAAAACTGTGCTGGTGGAACATGGCAGTAATATAACGACCATGTATCCCCATCTTTCTGCTTACTCCGTAAAGGAAGGGGATACTGTAGCAAGAGGAGACCAGATTGGAAAGGTAGGCAGTACCGGTTTAAGCACAGGTCCCCACTTGCACTTTGAAGTAAGGGTAAACGGAGAGCCGGTCAACCCCTGGAATTACCTACGTTAG
- the ftsX gene encoding permease-like cell division protein FtsX encodes MKIRTVGYFFRQAFTSVRRNVWIGLAAMATVAITLFIVGIFTLLVLNADYIATDLESNVEIVAFMEVDAARDEVLQAEEQIKAIKGVAEVKLVTKEEGLANLNKQFGRDHDLLAALGGVNPLPDLYKIKAQSPEYVQPIAETLEQIAYVDKVDYGQGVVEKLFAVVRWVRLIGSGIVLLLSLGAVFLVSTTIRLTVFARRKEINIMKYVGATDWFIRWPFFIEGMILGFTGALLAVGALYLTYDFLVSNLRYSISFIPIIADTMLIIKILSGLLAAGTLVGALGSMISVRRFLQV; translated from the coding sequence ATGAAGATTAGGACGGTAGGGTACTTCTTCCGGCAGGCTTTTACTTCTGTGCGCCGCAATGTCTGGATTGGGCTGGCAGCCATGGCTACAGTAGCTATTACTTTGTTTATCGTGGGAATATTTACACTGCTGGTTTTAAACGCCGATTACATAGCCACCGATTTAGAATCAAATGTGGAAATTGTGGCTTTTATGGAAGTAGATGCAGCCAGGGATGAAGTTTTGCAGGCAGAAGAGCAGATTAAAGCAATTAAAGGGGTGGCAGAGGTTAAGTTGGTGACCAAGGAAGAGGGGTTGGCCAACTTGAATAAGCAGTTTGGTCGGGACCATGACCTTTTGGCCGCCCTGGGAGGGGTCAACCCTTTGCCCGATCTATACAAAATCAAGGCCCAAAGCCCCGAGTATGTTCAGCCCATTGCCGAAACCTTGGAGCAAATAGCTTATGTGGACAAAGTGGATTACGGCCAGGGCGTGGTTGAAAAGTTGTTTGCTGTTGTGCGCTGGGTCAGACTGATAGGTTCCGGCATAGTGCTGCTTCTTTCCCTGGGAGCGGTCTTCCTGGTTTCAACTACCATCAGGCTGACGGTTTTCGCCCGCAGAAAAGAAATCAACATCATGAAATACGTGGGAGCAACCGATTGGTTTATCCGGTGGCCATTCTTTATCGAGGGTATGATTTTGGGCTTTACGGGAGCTCTTTTGGCTGTGGGAGCCTTGTACCTGACTTACGACTTTTTGGTCAGCAACTTGCGCTACAGCATTTCCTTTATTCCCATCATTGCCGATACCATGCTCATTATCAAGATTTTGTCGGGTTTACTGGCTGCCGGCACACTGGTGGGCGCTCTGGGAAGCATGATTTCGGTCCGGCGGTTTTTGCAAGTTTAA
- the ftsE gene encoding cell division ATP-binding protein FtsE yields MIQLLNVSKVYPNGVKALNEVSVKIDKGEFVFLVGPSGAGKSTFIRLLFREEVPTKGQIFIGGKSIIRLRRSEIAALRRNLGIVFQDFRLLADRTVFENVAFAMEVLEHSRKEIRLKVPAVLEMVGLESKSDYFPHQLSGGEQQRVAIARAIINGPRILIADEPTGNLDPDTSWEIMELLNDINRRGTTIVMATHARNIVDKLRKRVIALERGQVVRDEERGLYGYED; encoded by the coding sequence GTGATCCAGCTACTTAACGTATCTAAGGTTTATCCCAACGGAGTTAAGGCGCTGAATGAAGTCAGCGTTAAGATTGATAAAGGTGAATTTGTTTTTTTGGTAGGGCCCAGCGGTGCGGGAAAGTCAACTTTCATCCGGCTGCTCTTTCGCGAGGAAGTGCCCACCAAAGGGCAAATTTTTATCGGCGGTAAAAGCATCATCCGCTTGCGCCGGTCGGAAATTGCCGCTTTGCGGCGCAATTTGGGTATTGTTTTTCAGGATTTCCGGCTGCTTGCCGACCGCACGGTCTTTGAAAACGTGGCTTTTGCCATGGAGGTTTTGGAACATTCCAGGAAGGAAATCAGGCTTAAGGTGCCTGCTGTTTTGGAAATGGTGGGTTTGGAAAGCAAAAGCGACTATTTTCCCCACCAGCTTTCCGGCGGTGAGCAGCAGCGGGTGGCAATTGCCAGGGCCATTATTAACGGGCCAAGAATTCTTATTGCCGATGAGCCTACCGGAAATCTGGACCCGGATACTTCTTGGGAAATAATGGAATTACTCAACGATATCAACCGACGAGGCACAACCATTGTCATGGCCACCCATGCCCGAAACATTGTGGATAAGCTGCGCAAGCGGGTTATAGCTTTAGAGCGTGGACAAGTAGTACGGGACGAGGAAAGGGGGCTCTACGGCTATGAAGATTAG
- a CDS encoding YeeE/YedE thiosulfate transporter family protein has product MSGKQHLCFCLLLIGALILSITLFSREQLLGFSWLCGIFMGYVLQRSNFCFASAFRDLFLFQDTQMFKALLLLLALALPGFWLVQYRTVLLFEEIPGKIYPLTLGTAAGGLFFGLGMVLAGACACGTLIRLGEGFNHFCLVLAGLIAGSVAGSWHYGWWQRFLHQGAVFLPHNLGWGGALLLQLSVLLLLYSGLKIIEQKYTKKA; this is encoded by the coding sequence GTGTCCGGTAAACAGCATCTCTGTTTTTGCTTGTTGCTGATAGGAGCGCTAATTTTAAGCATCACCCTTTTCAGCCGTGAGCAGCTGTTAGGCTTTAGCTGGCTTTGTGGCATCTTTATGGGGTATGTACTGCAGCGCAGCAATTTCTGTTTTGCCAGCGCGTTCCGGGACCTATTCCTCTTTCAAGATACTCAGATGTTCAAGGCGCTTTTATTACTGCTGGCCTTAGCACTCCCCGGGTTTTGGCTTGTCCAGTACCGCACTGTTCTACTATTTGAGGAAATTCCGGGAAAAATCTATCCTTTGACACTGGGAACCGCTGCAGGCGGGCTGTTTTTCGGGTTGGGCATGGTTTTAGCCGGGGCTTGCGCTTGTGGGACTCTCATCCGGTTAGGAGAAGGTTTCAACCATTTTTGTCTGGTTTTGGCAGGGCTCATAGCCGGTTCCGTTGCAGGCTCATGGCACTATGGCTGGTGGCAGCGGTTTCTTCACCAGGGGGCCGTTTTTCTGCCCCACAACCTGGGTTGGGGTGGAGCATTGCTGCTGCAGCTATCGGTCCTGCTGTTACTTTATTCCGGGCTGAAAATAATTGAACAAAAATACACGAAAAAAGCTTAA
- a CDS encoding sulfurtransferase TusA family protein, translated as MTVHELDVLGEACPVPLWRAKEQLKKLKPGDSLVILTDFPRAVMNIMDLADNQGYPFEVTETEAGVWRLVLKCPYPK; from the coding sequence ATGACAGTACATGAATTGGATGTGTTGGGTGAAGCATGTCCTGTGCCTCTTTGGCGTGCCAAAGAGCAGTTGAAAAAACTCAAGCCAGGTGACAGCTTAGTGATTTTAACCGATTTTCCCAGGGCGGTTATGAACATCATGGACTTAGCCGATAACCAGGGTTATCCATTTGAAGTGACTGAAACTGAGGCCGGCGTCTGGAGGTTGGTGCTAAAATGCCCGTACCCAAAATAG
- a CDS encoding YeeE/YedE thiosulfate transporter family protein, whose product MPVPKIARRLTGRVQLSYVQGAVLLAGLNILYFGLTKKAWSVTTSLALSGAWLVQTLGLASPKDWYFFQHFQPELIDNPLLYYGTWLNLGLLLGVVLSMTSGKMWRWRKNRSAKRWLVGLGGGFLMGYGARLALGCNIGTLLGGIASSSLHGWVFGFFTLLGSWLGCRLFSKYLL is encoded by the coding sequence ATGCCCGTACCCAAAATAGCGCGAAGGCTAACCGGCAGAGTGCAGCTTTCCTATGTTCAGGGGGCGGTGCTGCTGGCCGGGTTAAATATCCTTTATTTCGGCTTAACAAAAAAAGCCTGGTCCGTCACCACTTCCCTGGCATTGTCCGGAGCATGGCTGGTGCAAACGCTGGGGCTTGCCAGCCCCAAGGATTGGTATTTTTTTCAGCACTTCCAACCGGAGCTAATCGACAACCCTTTGCTGTATTACGGCACCTGGCTTAACCTGGGCTTGCTGTTGGGCGTGGTCTTATCCATGACTTCCGGCAAGATGTGGCGCTGGCGGAAAAACCGTTCAGCAAAACGCTGGCTCGTGGGCTTGGGGGGCGGCTTTTTAATGGGCTATGGAGCACGCTTGGCGCTGGGCTGCAATATCGGGACACTGCTTGGCGGAATCGCATCTTCTTCGCTCCACGGCTGGGTCTTTGGCTTTTTTACCCTGTTAGGTTCCTGGTTGGGATGTAGACTTTTCTCCAAATACCTGCTTTAA
- a CDS encoding LysR substrate-binding domain-containing protein, which produces MNLNLGQLELFITVARVKNITRAANLLHLTQPAVSNQIRAMEEYYGTALFSRTKQGVELTPAGKVIYDHAREILSVYERMERALDELAEPENQKLALGASASVGNYVLLCSIWTFKEKYPQAKIELKIANDGEIIELVRDNQIDLGIIEGPPPSDPAIEKKALLNDKLVGIVAANSLWENRTCLEREDFLYNSLIVREKGSAMRHYLEAVLRGLDLQLKDLPQVIELGSLDAVKSAVEKGMGISICSQIAVKKELHNGLIMQLPVANLSNSVPYNIIWRKNSYHSALAQRFLRFLDASGQTVFC; this is translated from the coding sequence ATGAACCTTAATCTCGGTCAATTAGAGTTATTTATTACTGTGGCCCGCGTGAAAAACATTACCCGAGCTGCCAACCTGCTGCATTTGACTCAGCCGGCAGTAAGCAACCAGATTCGGGCCATGGAAGAATATTACGGGACCGCCCTTTTCAGCCGGACCAAACAGGGGGTAGAGCTGACCCCTGCGGGAAAGGTGATCTATGATCATGCCCGGGAAATCTTAAGCGTTTACGAAAGGATGGAACGGGCCCTGGATGAGTTGGCTGAGCCGGAAAATCAAAAGCTGGCCTTGGGAGCCAGCGCTTCGGTAGGCAATTATGTTCTGCTTTGCAGCATCTGGACCTTCAAGGAAAAATATCCTCAGGCAAAGATTGAGCTGAAAATCGCCAACGATGGGGAAATTATTGAGCTTGTAAGGGATAATCAGATCGATCTGGGTATTATCGAAGGTCCGCCGCCTTCTGATCCTGCTATTGAAAAAAAAGCGCTCTTAAATGATAAACTGGTTGGGATAGTTGCGGCTAACAGCCTCTGGGAAAACCGTACTTGTCTGGAGCGGGAGGATTTTTTATACAATTCCCTGATTGTCAGGGAAAAGGGTTCAGCGATGCGCCACTATTTAGAAGCTGTTTTACGCGGCTTAGACCTGCAGCTAAAAGATTTACCCCAGGTAATAGAATTAGGCAGTTTGGATGCGGTAAAATCTGCAGTGGAAAAAGGAATGGGCATATCTATCTGTTCGCAGATTGCGGTTAAAAAAGAGCTGCATAACGGCCTTATTATGCAATTGCCTGTGGCCAACCTGTCAAATTCCGTTCCTTATAATATTATCTGGCGGAAGAACAGCTACCATTCTGCTTTAGCCCAGCGTTTCCTGCGGTTTCTGGATGCTTCCGGCCAAACGGTTTTTTGTTAA